From Nevskia ramosa DSM 11499, the proteins below share one genomic window:
- the rlmKL gene encoding bifunctional 23S rRNA (guanine(2069)-N(7))-methyltransferase RlmK/23S rRNA (guanine(2445)-N(2))-methyltransferase RlmL, whose product MTDESPTLSPASAPLPGPLFVTCARGLEPLLVDELKAMGLSEVAERGGGVTAAGTWADAYRACLWSRLASRVLLPLDFFEIADADALYEGAKRIDWTAWFDVDSSFAIDVAGRSNTVTHTHFAALRVKDALADRFRDVHGRRPNVDAEDPDVQIHVHLHGAQATISLDLSGESLHRRGYRLATGGAPLKENLAAAILIRSGWPAVFARGGSLFDPMCGSGTLLLEAALMAGDVAPGLMRTRHGFLALTTCEIDNWRALMDEAKARRETGAERVPTMYGADLDPAALKAARGNIERAGLAWKIKLTEADVSLMRPPTQTPGLVVTNPPYGERMGSEAEMVKLYSLLGALLKQHFHGWRAGVFTGRPDLGPRLGLRAERMYAFYNGDLPCKLLTFDIAARDPEAALPAQIVDGDFANRLRKNLKHLGKWAKRTGVSNYRLYDADLPDYALAVDLYQTDQLHVHVQEYAPPKTIDPVHAERRLREGLNAIQQVLEVPISNIHLKVRRQQKGDSQYGRQGESGALHVVDEHGCRLQVNFTDYLDTGLFLDHRPMRMRIRAEAQGARFLNLFCYTGSATAQAAVGGAIESVSVDLSNTYLDWARENLRLNGIRMVDVERRSAKENPHRFYRADCLAWLKEQADKSRPPQFDLIFCDPPTFSNSKKMDGTLDIQRDHVEIITLSAQLLAPGGVLYFSCNRKRFKLDDLKPHGLDVEDITPKTLDEDFKRPPAAHRAWAIRKVGAVWRLAGQAAETKIQGKAKS is encoded by the coding sequence GTGACTGACGAAAGCCCGACCCTCTCTCCTGCCTCCGCGCCGCTGCCCGGCCCGCTGTTCGTCACCTGTGCGCGCGGCCTCGAGCCGCTGCTGGTCGATGAGCTGAAAGCCATGGGTTTGAGCGAAGTCGCCGAGCGTGGCGGCGGTGTCACTGCGGCCGGTACTTGGGCCGACGCCTATCGCGCCTGCCTGTGGTCGAGACTCGCCAGCCGCGTGCTGCTGCCGCTCGATTTCTTCGAGATCGCGGATGCCGATGCGCTGTATGAAGGTGCCAAGCGCATCGACTGGACCGCCTGGTTCGATGTCGATTCCAGCTTCGCGATCGATGTTGCCGGCCGCTCGAATACCGTCACCCACACTCATTTCGCCGCGCTGCGAGTCAAGGACGCGCTCGCCGATCGCTTCCGCGACGTTCACGGCCGCCGACCGAACGTCGACGCCGAAGACCCCGACGTGCAGATCCACGTCCACCTGCACGGCGCGCAGGCCACCATCAGCCTCGATCTGTCCGGCGAAAGCCTGCACCGGCGCGGCTATCGTCTGGCGACTGGCGGCGCGCCGCTGAAGGAAAATCTCGCCGCTGCGATCCTGATCCGCAGCGGCTGGCCCGCAGTATTTGCGCGCGGCGGCAGTCTGTTCGATCCGATGTGCGGCTCCGGCACCCTGCTGCTCGAAGCAGCATTGATGGCTGGCGATGTCGCGCCGGGCCTGATGCGCACACGACACGGTTTCCTGGCGCTGACGACCTGCGAGATCGATAACTGGCGCGCGTTGATGGATGAAGCGAAAGCACGTCGGGAAACCGGCGCCGAGCGCGTCCCGACGATGTACGGCGCTGATCTCGATCCGGCCGCGCTGAAAGCCGCGCGCGGCAACATCGAGCGTGCCGGTCTGGCCTGGAAGATCAAGCTGACCGAGGCCGATGTCTCCCTGATGCGGCCGCCGACGCAAACACCGGGCCTGGTCGTCACCAATCCGCCGTACGGCGAGCGCATGGGCAGCGAGGCGGAGATGGTCAAGCTGTACAGCCTGCTCGGGGCGCTGCTGAAACAGCACTTCCACGGCTGGCGCGCGGGTGTGTTCACAGGTCGTCCGGATCTCGGCCCGCGCCTCGGCCTGCGTGCCGAACGGATGTACGCGTTCTACAACGGAGACCTGCCCTGCAAGCTGCTGACCTTCGACATCGCCGCGCGCGATCCGGAAGCCGCGCTGCCGGCGCAGATCGTCGACGGCGATTTTGCCAATCGCCTGCGCAAGAATCTCAAGCATCTCGGCAAATGGGCGAAGCGCACCGGCGTCAGCAACTACCGCCTGTACGACGCCGACCTGCCCGACTACGCACTCGCCGTCGATCTCTATCAGACCGATCAGCTGCACGTGCACGTGCAGGAATACGCGCCGCCGAAGACCATCGATCCGGTCCACGCCGAGCGCCGCCTGCGTGAAGGCTTGAACGCGATCCAGCAGGTGCTGGAAGTGCCGATCTCGAACATTCACCTGAAGGTACGGCGTCAGCAGAAGGGCGATTCGCAGTACGGTCGTCAGGGTGAAAGCGGCGCCTTGCACGTGGTCGACGAACACGGCTGCCGCCTGCAGGTGAACTTCACCGATTACCTCGACACCGGCCTGTTCCTCGATCATCGGCCGATGCGGATGCGCATCCGCGCCGAAGCGCAGGGCGCGCGTTTCCTGAACCTGTTCTGCTACACCGGCTCGGCCACCGCGCAAGCGGCGGTGGGTGGCGCGATCGAAAGCGTGTCGGTCGATCTGTCGAACACCTATCTGGACTGGGCCCGCGAAAACCTGCGCCTGAACGGCATCCGCATGGTCGATGTCGAGCGTCGCAGCGCCAAGGAAAATCCGCATCGCTTCTATCGCGCCGATTGCCTCGCCTGGCTCAAGGAGCAGGCCGACAAGTCCCGCCCGCCGCAGTTCGATCTGATCTTCTGCGATCCGCCGACTTTCTCGAACTCGAAGAAGATGGACGGCACGCTGGACATCCAGCGCGACCACGTCGAGATCATCACCCTGTCCGCGCAATTGCTGGCGCCGGGCGGCGTGCTGTATTTCTCATGCAATCGCAAGCGCTTCAAGCTCGACGATCTGAAGCCGCACGGGCTCGATGTAGAGGACATCACGCCGAAGACGCTGGACGAGGACTTCAAACGTCCGCCGGCCGCGCATCGCGCCTGGGCGATCAGGAAAGTCGGTGCCGTCTGGCGCCTGGCCGGTCAGGCCGCGGAAACCAAAATTCAAGGCAAAGCAAAGTCTTAG
- a CDS encoding YjbF family lipoprotein, whose protein sequence is MLATGCASPSLELIAAPFKKPGSLLGHDGYALTNEQIDDIPYASMGVRIGGSAPVIMILANINGAKLHWASADRVVLITERGRLVKTIGMPRDLLSTRWTGADSLLPVLRRVPGTEDSRVGRIIDLRPKDDFSVPVESRCEWLGEETLTLVGRKRRTVMLSEHIKVEKWRWKAENRYWFDVDSGLILKSRQQYCPEVAAITMEVLRPAIEPPPDAV, encoded by the coding sequence TTGCTGGCAACCGGCTGTGCCAGTCCATCGCTGGAGCTGATCGCGGCGCCATTCAAGAAGCCTGGCAGTCTGCTCGGTCATGATGGTTATGCGCTCACCAATGAGCAGATCGACGACATTCCCTACGCGAGCATGGGTGTGCGCATCGGCGGCAGTGCGCCGGTGATCATGATCCTGGCCAACATCAATGGTGCCAAGCTGCATTGGGCTTCGGCCGATCGGGTGGTTTTGATCACCGAGCGTGGCCGGCTGGTCAAGACCATCGGCATGCCGCGCGATCTGCTCAGCACTCGCTGGACCGGTGCCGATTCGCTGCTGCCGGTGCTGCGTCGGGTTCCCGGCACCGAGGATTCGCGAGTCGGTCGCATCATTGATCTGCGTCCGAAAGATGACTTCAGCGTGCCGGTGGAGTCGCGTTGCGAATGGCTAGGCGAGGAGACCCTGACCCTGGTCGGCCGCAAGCGGCGCACGGTGATGCTGAGCGAGCACATCAAGGTCGAGAAGTGGCGCTGGAAGGCGGAGAACCGCTACTGGTTCGATGTCGACAGCGGCTTGATACTGAAATCCCGCCAGCAGTACTGCCCGGAAGTGGCGGCGATCACGATGGAAGTACTGAGACCAGCCATCGAGCCACCGCCCGACGCGGTTTGA